The Kiritimatiellia bacterium genome contains a region encoding:
- a CDS encoding thiamine-phosphate kinase, translating to MKKHETISATGELALIRRLTRALPLRGGVLVGPGDDCAVVKGAASGRYDYLLTSDASVEGAHFTPQTAGMLVGRKALGRALSDIAAMGGEPLWVLVDLTAPATVSIKRIERIYAGLRKMARQFKVSIVGGDVSSGSDLQLHVFAAGRAAKKRAILRSGAKAGEALFVTGALGGSFAGKHLAFQPRLREGRWLAAGKWATAMIDISDGLLRDLGHIMRASGIGVLLKLEAIPISPAARRRLAGRRRALGRALTDGEDYELLFTVPEKKKDAFRRAWRRKFRLACVQIGRTTRRAGLLEGLDAAGKRIQLQENGFEHFVGQRAPENPGQTTRSGKRGLRG from the coding sequence ATGAAAAAACACGAAACCATTTCCGCGACCGGCGAACTGGCCCTGATCCGGCGGCTGACCCGGGCGCTGCCTTTGCGCGGCGGCGTGCTCGTCGGTCCCGGAGACGACTGCGCCGTGGTAAAAGGCGCGGCGTCCGGCCGGTACGACTATCTGCTCACATCGGACGCCTCCGTTGAAGGCGCGCACTTTACCCCCCAAACCGCAGGAATGCTGGTTGGCCGCAAGGCGTTGGGGAGAGCCCTGAGCGATATCGCCGCGATGGGCGGCGAGCCCCTTTGGGTCCTGGTTGACCTGACCGCGCCGGCGACAGTTTCCATAAAACGGATTGAAAGAATATACGCCGGCTTGAGAAAAATGGCGCGACAATTCAAAGTTTCAATAGTCGGCGGAGACGTTTCATCCGGAAGCGATCTGCAATTGCATGTTTTCGCCGCGGGCCGTGCGGCGAAAAAAAGGGCAATTCTCAGGTCCGGCGCCAAAGCGGGCGAAGCGTTGTTTGTTACCGGCGCGCTCGGCGGCAGTTTTGCCGGCAAACACCTCGCTTTTCAGCCGCGTTTGCGCGAGGGCCGGTGGCTGGCCGCCGGTAAATGGGCCACCGCCATGATTGATATCAGCGATGGATTGCTGCGCGATCTTGGGCATATCATGCGGGCAAGCGGCATCGGCGTTCTGCTCAAGCTTGAAGCCATTCCCATATCGCCAGCGGCCCGCCGCCGGCTGGCCGGCCGGAGACGCGCCCTCGGGCGGGCCCTGACCGACGGCGAGGATTATGAATTGTTGTTCACCGTGCCGGAGAAAAAGAAAGATGCTTTTCGCAGGGCCTGGCGCCGTAAATTCCGGCTGGCCTGTGTCCAGATCGGCCGCACAACGCGCCGCGCGGGGCTCTTGGAAGGGCTTGATGCGGCCGGCAAAAGAATTCAACTTCAGGAAAACGGCTTTGAACATTTTGTTGGACAAAGGGCGCCGGAAAATCCGGGCCAAACAACGCGGAGCGGAAAGCGCGGATTGCGCGGATAA
- a CDS encoding L,D-transpeptidase family protein: MALDPNFKDNLTLMGSQDRPRYLMPLLALLAVAIIAVVVYYAVVPFRPSARTTATIQPAQPNAGDQAAAGILGAVKTMLASNNFALARETCYELLQNAAGPETIGEAEEMLGRINIGLLLSPAPMPEKTEYVVQSGDTLERLAKKNGTTVQLIQKCNSLRGKMIHPGDRLRIFHARLAIVVSKTKNNLLLTANDRFLKRYPVGTGKFGTTPAGTFVISDKIAEPPWWRPDGRMIPFGDKENVLGTRWMSLIPTGETPKVRGYGIHGTWEPDTIGKQLSDGCIRMINTDVEELFLIVPAGTPVTIAE; this comes from the coding sequence ATGGCGCTTGATCCGAATTTTAAAGACAATTTGACCCTCATGGGCAGTCAGGACCGTCCCCGCTATTTAATGCCGCTGTTGGCGCTTTTGGCCGTGGCGATTATTGCTGTCGTAGTTTATTATGCCGTTGTTCCCTTCCGTCCGTCGGCCAGGACAACAGCAACCATCCAGCCCGCGCAGCCAAACGCCGGCGATCAGGCGGCGGCCGGCATACTGGGGGCCGTTAAAACCATGCTTGCCAGCAACAACTTCGCGCTGGCGCGGGAAACGTGCTATGAACTGTTGCAGAATGCCGCCGGTCCGGAAACAATCGGCGAGGCGGAAGAAATGCTCGGCCGGATCAACATCGGCCTGCTCCTCTCGCCCGCGCCGATGCCGGAAAAAACCGAATATGTCGTTCAAAGCGGCGACACCCTGGAAAGGCTGGCGAAGAAGAACGGGACAACCGTGCAGCTCATCCAAAAATGCAACTCGCTCCGGGGTAAAATGATCCATCCCGGCGACCGGCTGCGGATATTCCATGCCAGACTTGCGATTGTCGTCAGTAAAACAAAAAACAATCTCCTGCTGACGGCCAATGACCGTTTCTTAAAGCGTTACCCGGTCGGCACCGGCAAATTCGGAACCACGCCGGCGGGTACTTTTGTAATTTCGGATAAAATAGCGGAACCGCCCTGGTGGCGGCCGGACGGCAGAATGATCCCCTTCGGCGACAAGGAAAACGTGCTGGGCACCCGGTGGATGTCGCTGATCCCCACCGGCGAAACCCCCAAGGTGCGCGGTTACGGCATCCACGGCACATGGGAGCCGGATACCATCGGCAAACAGCTCAGCGATGGTTGTATCCGCATGATCAATACCGACGTGGAGGAACTGTTCCTCATTGTGCCCGCCGGCACGCCGGTTACGATTGCGGAATGA
- the recA gene encoding recombinase RecA produces the protein MAEKKTKTEDTGAVKKTSAILDGVLAQIQKEFGEGAIMRLGDASTKVAVQCISTGSFSLDLALGVGGLPRGRVVEIFGPESSGKTTLTLHVIANAQKNGGVAAFIDAEHAMDPLYAKKIGVNIDDLLVSQPSSGEEALTIAETLIRSNAMDVVVIDSVAALTPRAEIEGEMGDPQMGLQARLMSQAMRKLTAVISSSKTCCVFTNQLREKIGVMFGNPETTPGGKALKFYASVRLDIRKIGLIKDAVGKIIGNHTKVKVVKNKVAPPFMEAEFDILYAEGISWAGSVVDAAIQHNVLDKRGSWLSLEGEHLGQGRDAAVELVKTNPDLEKKLVSLVQAKIKAMPL, from the coding sequence ATGGCTGAAAAAAAGACTAAGACGGAAGACACCGGTGCCGTTAAAAAAACGTCCGCCATCCTGGATGGCGTGCTCGCCCAGATTCAAAAGGAATTTGGCGAAGGCGCCATCATGCGTTTGGGCGACGCCAGCACGAAAGTCGCCGTGCAGTGCATTTCCACCGGCTCTTTTTCCCTGGACCTTGCCCTGGGCGTCGGCGGTCTGCCGCGCGGGCGGGTTGTAGAAATATTCGGGCCGGAATCCTCCGGTAAAACCACGCTGACCCTGCACGTCATCGCCAACGCCCAGAAAAACGGAGGGGTCGCGGCCTTCATTGACGCCGAGCACGCCATGGACCCACTCTACGCGAAAAAAATCGGGGTCAACATTGACGACCTGCTGGTTTCCCAGCCCTCCTCGGGCGAAGAGGCCCTGACCATCGCCGAAACGCTTATCCGCAGCAACGCCATGGACGTGGTTGTGATTGATTCGGTCGCCGCCCTGACGCCCCGCGCCGAAATTGAGGGCGAAATGGGCGACCCGCAGATGGGATTGCAGGCGCGGCTCATGTCACAGGCCATGCGCAAGCTGACAGCCGTCATTTCCAGCTCAAAGACCTGCTGTGTTTTCACCAACCAGCTGCGCGAAAAGATCGGGGTGATGTTCGGCAACCCGGAAACGACTCCCGGCGGCAAAGCCCTTAAATTTTACGCCTCGGTCCGGCTTGACATCCGTAAAATAGGATTGATCAAGGATGCCGTCGGGAAAATCATCGGCAATCACACCAAGGTGAAAGTGGTCAAGAACAAAGTGGCCCCGCCGTTCATGGAAGCCGAATTTGACATTCTTTACGCCGAGGGAATTTCCTGGGCCGGCTCCGTGGTGGACGCCGCCATTCAACACAACGTTCTGGATAAACGCGGCTCATGGCTTTCGCTGGAAGGCGAACACCTCGGGCAGGGGCGCGACGCGGCCGTGGAGCTGGTCAAAACCAATCCGGACCTTGAAAAGAAACTGGTTTCACTGGTGCAGGCAAAAATAAAAGCCATGCCGCTGTAA
- the tsaE gene encoding tRNA (adenosine(37)-N6)-threonylcarbamoyltransferase complex ATPase subunit type 1 TsaE translates to MKTILDILTNSPEETRASARRLAGELSPGAVLALHGDLGSGKTCFVQGLAEALGVQTIVNSPTFTIINEYRGRYPLYHVDLYRLNSASEAEEIGLEEFIKGDGVAAIEWPEKICQLLPEGAIHVFFEFLDMNRRRIVIKT, encoded by the coding sequence TTGAAAACAATTCTGGATATTCTGACAAATTCACCGGAAGAAACCAGGGCGTCTGCCCGCCGCCTGGCCGGCGAGCTCTCTCCCGGAGCCGTCCTGGCTTTGCATGGCGATCTGGGGAGCGGCAAGACCTGTTTTGTGCAGGGTTTGGCCGAAGCGCTGGGAGTGCAAACCATTGTCAACAGCCCCACTTTTACCATCATCAATGAATACCGCGGGCGTTATCCGCTCTATCATGTTGATCTTTACCGCCTGAATTCCGCCTCAGAGGCGGAAGAGATCGGCTTGGAAGAATTTATAAAAGGGGATGGCGTCGCGGCGATTGAATGGCCGGAAAAAATCTGTCAACTCCTGCCGGAAGGCGCCATTCATGTTTTTTTTGAATTTCTGGACATGAATCGGCGCCGGATCGTGATAAAAACCTGA
- the argH gene encoding argininosuccinate lyase — protein MKQAYKTTVGTIDADALAFTVGKDPALDRRLVAADCIGSAAHVTMLAALPARPRVMTLAESKRVIKELAGIIRRAQKRAFRISFNDQDVHLAVERVLTERLGETGKRIHTARSRNDQVAVDLRLYGKERMLALAENVCRLGAALMRLAARHKMTPMVGRTHMQPGMPSSVGLWASAYAEGLLDDIALLKNAYALNDRCPLGSAAGYGVPLPIDRRLTAALLGFSRPIHNVLHAGNSRGKNESIILAAASQLMATLSRLAQDLIIFSMPEFNYFALPESMCTGSSIMPQKKNPDILELIRAKAARVFAHAFSALEITRAMPSGYNRDLQEIKEPFIDGLDLTEASLRAMSSLVENIRVNRPALLAAFKPDVFAADHALFLAGQGLPFRDAYRHVKEHLKELKNIDPMTAFRRPPCPGTITDLGLKTLQARLTNERKFFSNEKKRYYRRISRLLGMKYPVHERQNAE, from the coding sequence TTGAAACAGGCATACAAAACAACGGTGGGAACAATTGATGCCGATGCGCTCGCTTTTACCGTCGGCAAAGACCCCGCGCTTGACCGGCGGCTGGTGGCCGCCGATTGCATCGGCTCGGCCGCGCATGTTACCATGCTGGCCGCCCTGCCGGCCAGGCCGCGCGTGATGACGCTCGCGGAAAGCAAACGCGTGATAAAAGAACTGGCCGGCATAATCCGCCGGGCGCAAAAACGCGCTTTTCGGATTTCGTTTAACGACCAGGATGTGCATCTCGCCGTTGAGCGCGTCCTGACGGAACGGCTCGGCGAGACCGGCAAAAGAATCCACACCGCCCGCAGCCGCAACGACCAGGTTGCCGTGGACCTGCGCCTTTACGGCAAGGAACGGATGCTGGCGCTGGCGGAAAACGTTTGCCGGCTCGGCGCGGCGCTTATGCGGCTGGCTGCCCGCCACAAGATGACGCCCATGGTCGGCCGCACCCACATGCAACCCGGCATGCCGAGCAGCGTTGGATTATGGGCTTCGGCGTACGCGGAAGGACTGTTGGATGATATTGCATTGCTGAAAAACGCCTACGCCTTGAACGACCGTTGTCCGCTCGGCTCCGCCGCCGGTTACGGCGTTCCGCTCCCCATTGACCGCCGGCTGACGGCCGCTCTTTTGGGATTCAGCCGGCCGATCCACAATGTGCTCCACGCCGGCAACAGCCGGGGGAAAAACGAAAGCATTATTCTTGCCGCCGCCAGCCAGCTGATGGCAACGCTCTCGCGTCTGGCCCAGGATTTGATTATCTTTTCCATGCCTGAATTCAATTATTTTGCTTTGCCCGAAAGCATGTGCACCGGCAGCAGCATCATGCCCCAGAAAAAAAACCCCGATATCCTTGAGTTAATCCGCGCCAAAGCCGCGCGGGTTTTTGCCCATGCGTTCAGCGCGCTGGAAATCACCCGGGCCATGCCCTCGGGGTACAACCGCGATTTGCAGGAGATCAAGGAGCCTTTCATTGACGGACTGGACCTGACCGAGGCAAGCCTGCGCGCCATGTCTTCCCTGGTTGAAAACATCCGCGTCAACCGCCCCGCCCTGCTGGCCGCTTTCAAGCCCGATGTTTTTGCCGCGGATCATGCGCTTTTCCTGGCCGGCCAGGGCCTGCCATTCCGCGACGCCTACCGCCATGTAAAGGAACATCTGAAAGAACTGAAAAACATTGATCCCATGACGGCCTTCCGGCGGCCGCCTTGTCCCGGAACAATCACGGACCTGGGACTGAAAACGCTCCAGGCCCGCCTGACAAACGAGCGTAAATTTTTCAGCAACGAAAAAAAACGTTATTACCGGCGCATTTCCCGCTTGCTGGGAATGAAATATCCGGTCCATGAAAGGCAGAATGCGGAATAA
- a CDS encoding zinc ribbon domain-containing protein — MPTYEYECAKCKHVFEKFQNITEKPLRQCPQCKGRVRRLIGRGAGIIFKGSGFYQTDYRSDHYRQRAAADKTSSAAPAAGAEAKKGAARKEKSAGHEKHAK, encoded by the coding sequence ATGCCGACTTATGAATATGAATGCGCAAAATGCAAGCACGTCTTTGAAAAATTTCAGAATATAACAGAGAAACCTCTCCGGCAGTGTCCGCAGTGCAAAGGCCGGGTGCGGCGGCTCATCGGACGGGGCGCGGGCATTATTTTCAAAGGAAGCGGTTTTTATCAGACCGATTACCGCAGCGATCATTACCGGCAACGGGCGGCCGCAGACAAGACAAGCAGCGCCGCGCCGGCCGCCGGCGCGGAGGCCAAAAAAGGCGCCGCCCGAAAGGAAAAAAGCGCGGGTCATGAAAAACACGCAAAGTAA
- a CDS encoding AraC family transcriptional regulator — MTMLPWEIARRVSARYFKAFKLRPLFINVNGEIISEARKKRITADRLPVSPQTNAFSLQEAIRWGEPFVFYPVRGVVNWVAALVDQRHVRGGLLGGEVLTAGVNRKEISSHLIAQGLAPALAENITARLKVWPAARIKQAAIFLQETFYRTSGWKPVLLEENRLKALQQRHISEAMDEYKKNGQTGYSVDKERMLLALIRAGDQNGARKVLNEMLGAMYLLSTKLAVLRARAIELMGYLTRAAVEDSPTLEPLIERNHRWMRKLIVAPDFETLSHVLMQALDDFMHGIYARGFNCYHPHVGRILDYVALHYSEDLSLKQVAAGAGISVSRAAHLVKQHTGKTIWQHLMRMRIARARQMLENTNEQCDQIALSVGFCDQSYFTKHFRRLTGTTPVHYRRSLSGVTPEKNQRISVAQAPPAGR; from the coding sequence ATGACAATGCTACCATGGGAAATTGCGCGGCGGGTTTCCGCCCGCTATTTCAAAGCCTTTAAACTGCGCCCCCTTTTTATCAATGTTAACGGAGAAATTATTTCTGAAGCCCGGAAAAAGAGAATAACCGCGGACCGCCTGCCGGTTTCGCCCCAGACCAACGCCTTCAGCCTGCAGGAAGCAATCCGCTGGGGCGAGCCGTTCGTTTTTTATCCCGTCCGGGGCGTCGTCAACTGGGTCGCGGCGCTGGTGGACCAGCGCCATGTCCGCGGCGGACTGCTCGGAGGCGAAGTTCTGACCGCCGGGGTTAACCGGAAAGAAATCAGCAGCCATCTGATTGCGCAGGGGCTTGCCCCGGCGCTGGCAGAAAATATTACGGCGCGCCTGAAAGTCTGGCCGGCCGCCCGCATCAAGCAGGCCGCTATTTTTCTGCAGGAAACTTTTTACCGGACCAGCGGCTGGAAGCCGGTCCTGCTTGAAGAAAACCGGCTCAAGGCCCTCCAGCAGCGCCATATCTCCGAGGCGATGGATGAATATAAAAAAAACGGCCAGACCGGATACTCCGTTGACAAAGAGCGCATGTTGCTGGCGCTTATCAGGGCCGGAGACCAGAACGGCGCCCGCAAGGTATTGAATGAAATGCTGGGCGCCATGTACCTGCTTTCCACGAAACTGGCCGTTCTGCGCGCCCGGGCGATTGAGCTGATGGGCTATCTCACCCGGGCGGCGGTTGAAGACAGTCCCACCCTTGAGCCGCTCATTGAGCGCAATCACCGGTGGATGCGGAAACTTATCGTGGCGCCTGATTTTGAGACCCTTTCGCACGTTCTCATGCAGGCCCTGGACGATTTCATGCACGGCATTTACGCCCGCGGTTTCAACTGTTATCATCCGCACGTCGGCCGCATTCTTGATTATGTGGCCCTGCATTACAGCGAGGATTTGTCGCTGAAACAGGTCGCCGCCGGGGCCGGCATAAGCGTTTCGCGCGCCGCGCACCTTGTGAAACAGCACACCGGCAAAACGATCTGGCAGCATTTGATGCGCATGCGCATCGCCCGGGCGCGCCAGATGCTTGAAAACACAAACGAACAGTGCGACCAGATCGCGCTCTCCGTCGGGTTCTGCGACCAGAGCTATTTTACCAAACATTTCCGGCGCCTGACCGGCACCACGCCCGTCCATTACCGCCGCTCGCTTTCCGGCGTAACGCCGGAAAAGAATCAGCGCATCTCCGTCGCGCAGGCGCCGCCGGCCGGGCGGTAG
- a CDS encoding corrinoid protein codes for MAILEQISENLIKGKAKEVKELVEKAIKENVNPADILNKGLLAGMGNIGERFKKNEVYVPEVLIAARAMKAGMETLKPLLIQAGVKPIGTVVMGTVKGDLHDIGKNLVCMMLEGAGFKVVDAGINVEPDKMVQLARENDANVIGASALLTTTMTNMKTVVESVKAGGLAGKVKVIVGGAPVTQAFADEIGADGYAPDAASAADIAKKLIGG; via the coding sequence ATGGCCATTTTAGAGCAAATCAGCGAAAATCTGATCAAAGGCAAGGCCAAGGAAGTGAAGGAACTCGTTGAAAAGGCGATCAAGGAAAACGTCAACCCGGCTGACATCCTTAACAAGGGACTGCTGGCAGGCATGGGGAACATCGGCGAACGCTTCAAAAAAAATGAAGTTTATGTTCCGGAGGTGCTCATCGCCGCCCGGGCCATGAAAGCCGGCATGGAAACGCTGAAACCTCTCCTCATACAAGCCGGGGTAAAACCCATCGGCACCGTTGTCATGGGAACCGTCAAGGGCGACCTGCACGACATCGGCAAAAACCTCGTCTGCATGATGCTGGAAGGCGCGGGTTTCAAGGTCGTGGACGCCGGCATCAACGTTGAGCCGGATAAAATGGTGCAGTTGGCCAGGGAAAACGACGCCAACGTGATCGGCGCCTCGGCGCTCCTCACGACCACCATGACGAATATGAAAACAGTGGTTGAATCGGTCAAGGCGGGCGGCCTGGCCGGCAAGGTGAAAGTCATCGTCGGCGGCGCGCCGGTGACCCAGGCCTTCGCGGATGAAATCGGCGCTGACGGCTATGCTCCGGACGCCGCATCCGCCGCCGATATCGCCAAAAAGCTTATTGGCGGATAA
- a CDS encoding DNA methyltransferase — translation MSRTAYVASAGEKKSDYSILTKKNITRAFNQYITHWFYPYKGKYHPQLVRAMANIIGLEKDDTLLDPFSGSGTTAVEGALLNLKTICYDISPLCVLIGKVKANSIHHLEELEEQYGGFALASEPPDELLTREEDIQKIYKNPCKSFELLSRMIAKSDEKRRGENYFEKIAQNRNKMLQSIRLMKEGCDEIGLTPTPAEVSIADARKLPLPDSSVNGIITSPPYSIALNYVENDSHSLEALGYDLNRIKEDFIGVRGSGMKRFEIYEEDMRNAYSEMARVLKPASKACIVLGNVTSNGAEVRTVDNCIKTMGKLGMRLIINVDKLIYGLYNVMQREWILVFQKE, via the coding sequence TTGAGCAGGACGGCTTATGTTGCCTCTGCCGGTGAAAAAAAATCGGATTATTCAATTCTGACAAAAAAAAATATTACCCGGGCTTTCAATCAATATATAACTCACTGGTTTTATCCTTACAAGGGCAAGTATCACCCGCAGTTGGTCAGAGCTATGGCTAATATAATCGGCTTGGAAAAAGACGATACACTTTTAGACCCTTTTTCAGGGAGCGGAACAACCGCGGTCGAGGGAGCCTTACTGAATCTGAAAACCATATGTTACGATATTTCCCCGCTCTGCGTTCTGATCGGGAAAGTAAAAGCCAACTCTATTCACCACTTGGAGGAACTTGAGGAACAATATGGGGGATTTGCTCTCGCAAGCGAGCCTCCTGACGAGCTGTTAACCCGCGAGGAGGATATTCAAAAAATTTATAAGAATCCGTGTAAATCCTTTGAACTTCTGTCAAGGATGATTGCTAAAAGCGACGAGAAAAGGCGCGGCGAAAATTATTTTGAGAAAATAGCTCAAAACCGCAATAAGATGTTACAAAGCATCCGCCTGATGAAAGAAGGCTGCGATGAAATCGGATTGACGCCGACGCCGGCGGAAGTTAGCATTGCCGATGCAAGAAAATTGCCGTTGCCGGACTCTTCCGTTAATGGAATTATCACCTCCCCCCCTTATTCCATCGCGCTGAACTATGTGGAAAATGACTCTCATTCGCTTGAGGCGCTTGGTTATGATTTAAACCGAATCAAGGAAGATTTTATCGGGGTAAGAGGTTCCGGCATGAAAAGGTTTGAGATTTATGAAGAAGACATGCGGAATGCGTATTCCGAAATGGCCCGGGTTTTAAAACCTGCATCCAAAGCGTGTATTGTCCTTGGAAACGTTACCTCTAACGGCGCCGAAGTCCGCACCGTTGATAATTGCATAAAAACAATGGGCAAGCTTGGCATGAGGTTGATAATCAATGTGGATAAATTGATTTATGGTTTATACAATGTGATGCAGAGGGAATGGATATTGGTCTTTCAAAAAGAGTGA